The DNA segment ATATATTTATGTGGGGTATATTTGCTAGTTATCTTTATTTGAGAACAAAAAATATATATGTTGCAGCAATTGCACATTTTTTTGCAGATGCTGGAATTATAATAGATTATACTGAAATATATTACGGTATTTTAAGTACGTTTATTAATATAATTACATCTGTTATAATAATTGAAATATACAATATTTGCAAGTATTTTTACAATAAAAAAATCTACGGAATAGAAAATTTCAATTCAAAATAATTGCTTTTTGAGTTTTAAAAGTTTATTTGTCATATTGTAAGAAAGGAAGACACGTTATTATGAAGAAAGGTGATTTTAAGTACATATTTAAAATCATAAAGCCATTTATAGCTAAAGAGATTATTGGTTTTTCAGTGATCATAATATCGACTGTTTTATCTTTGGCTAAACCCTTTGTAATAAAATTAATCATTGATAATTCTATAGCACAAAAGAATGTGCAGAATTTGATTGTATTTGGACTTTTAAGATTCGTCAATTGATATAAATACTTACGGGAGGTAAATAGATGAATCTCTCTCTCTTTAGAAAAAAGAATTTTTTATTTCTTATTACTGGGAAATTTGTATCTCTTATTGGAAGTGAAATGCAAAATTTTGCATTATCGTTGTACGTTTTAAAAATTACGGGCTCTGCAACAAAATTTGCATCAGTATTGGCTATTACTTTAGTACCTCAAATAGTATTTGGCAATATTGCAGGTGTCATTGCCGACTGGTTTGATAAAAAGAAATTACTTATGATGTTAGATTTACTAAGCGCAGCAATTGTTGCAATTTATGCTATCATTTATAAAATAAATGGCGTTTTAACATTAACTCAAATTTATATTTTATCAGTTTTACTTTCTACTATCTCCTCAATGTTTAATCCTACAATAACAGCAGTTATGCCTTTCATTGCAGAAGATTATGAATTAGCGGATGTTAATGGTATTAATACGATGTTTATGAATATAGCAAATTTGATTTCACCTGTTATAGCTGGTATTTTATTAGAAGTTTTTAATATATTCATAATATTGACAATTAATGCTATAAGTTTTCTTCTTTCATTTATGTGTGAGTCTATGTTAGAAATACAGAAAACAAATGATGATCCAGGAAAAATAAACCTAATTTCGTTTTTAAATGACTTCTTAACGGGTATTGATTTTATTAAAAGTAAAAGGCTAATTTTGAATATATTAATTATAGGTATAATTATTAACTTCACATCAAATCCTATATTATCTGTAGGGTTGACATATATATCGAAACAAATATTAAAAATTACAGATTATCAATATGGAATTTTGCAATCTACATTTGCTATTTCTATGATCGCATCACCATTCATATCTAGTATAATTACAAAAAAATATAAATTAGGTAAAATATTATTCTTAGATATATTTTCGGTTTCTATATTATATTTTTTATTGTCATTTACAATTTCTCCTATCTATTTGCAGGGCTTTTCTTACATTCTTAAACCATACATAAGCTTAATGATAATAATATTTTTTGTCGGATTAATTACATCCATCGGGAATATAGCTTTGACTACTATGTTGCAAATAGTAATACCTTTAAAGTTAATGGGAAGAATAATAGCAACGATAAGTACTTGCTTAATGATAGTGACTCCATTAGGGCAAATGATATTTGGAATTTTACTTGACAAAATTCCCGGTTGGATAAATATCATTATATGTGCTTCTATAAATTTTGTTGTAATATTGTTTTTTAAAAATTATTTATTATATGGTGATCAGGAACACTTTGTAACTACAAATGATGGAATAGGGTAATAAATTTTGTGACAGTATCACTATAACTCTTTTGAGTGGTATTATTATAGTGTGATAACAACATATTAATACCATAGAAGTGAGCATTTGTCTCTATTTTTTATTAAATTTTTTTATATAAGTTTATTATGGGAGTTTATGTCAGTGAATCGGAATATAATAAAATTTAAGGAGTTAATATGATATGATTAAAAAATTTTATATTATTTCAATGTATTTTTATTTGTTAATCAGCGCTTTAATAATCAAAAGGATAGATTTAGTGCTTTCACAGTCATTCAACATACGTACGGCATTTTTGAGCATGTCATTAATTTATTTTGTTTTTGGGATCTTGATAGGCTTTTCAAAGCTGTTATATAAACCTATTAATGACAGTAAATTAAAATTTGATATATGGAACTTCATTCCTCTTATGTTGCCGTCTGCTATGATTTATATTTTATCGTTTAATGGAATTTTAAATAGGAATATAATATCATCGAATGTAATAGCACTTTTGACAATATTATCCGGATATTCTATATCGTCATCTTTGTATTGGAAATAATAAAATGACAGGTTTACTAATTTAAAAAAGTGGAATACTAAAATCATCGATATGTTGAATTAAAGTTTTTGTACTTGCAGGTTTACGCTTGATTGAAATTTAAGATAGGAGGATTATCATGGAGGACAAAGGCAAATATTTAAAGGGTTTCTTGACTGGCGCAGCGGCAGCGGCATTTATTTTACCGAGAATTAATTCAAAAAAAATGAGGCAATTAATTCAGATGGGTTTAACCAAAATTGCGCGTAGGGCAAATAAAATGTAAAAGGGCTTTTAGCCCTTTTATTTAAAGGTGTTTTATATGAGAATATGCAAAGGATATATTAAATACATTATATGGATAATTATATCGATCATTGCTTTGTATTTTTTTTATAGAAATGCTAATAAAATAAAAGAAATTTTGTTACCTTTGTTGGTTTCTGTTATACTTGCATATCTCATAAATCCGATTGTGACATACCTTGAAAGGAAAGGTATAAAAAGAGTGCAATCTATAATAATTGTTTATTTTTTGCTGATGATTGTATTATCACTTTTTGCTATTTTTATATTTCCAGTAATTGCGAATGAAATATCGAATCTTTTTAAAATGATACCAGATTATGTTAGTTTGCTGACTTACAAAATCAATAATATAAAAAATGATTATTTATCATATTTGCCAAGAGAATTCAATAATATATTTGCAAAACGAGCGAATATGTTTAATAGACAAATGGAATTAATAATCGACAGAGCAATGCAAGGCATTATCTCGATGACAAATCATCTTGTAAATTTGATATTGTCACCTATTATTACTTTTTACTTACTAAAAGACAAAGAAGCTTTAAAGAATGGCATCAACCAATTTATACCGCAAAAAATGAGAGGAAGTTTTTTGAAAATCTTAAAAGACATTGACTATGTCTTAAGTAATTACATTAGAAGTCAAATATATATTTCGTTAATAGTGACAATTTTGACGTCAATAGGACTAATGATATTAAGAGTAAAATATTCATTGCTGATAGGAATATTAGCCGGTATATTAAATATAATACCATATTTTGGGCCTATACTGGGTTCGATTCCAGCAGTTGTTATGGGACTTATGGATTCTTTTTATAAAGGCATATGGTCATTTGCTATATTTTTTTTAGTACAACAAATCGAAAGTGCCATAATAGCTCCCAAAATAATGAGCGACAATGTAGATTTGCACCCTATAACAGTCATAATTGCTCTTTTGGTGGGAGAGCAGTTTTTCGGAGTATTAGGTATGCTTTTGTCAGTTCCTGTCGTAGCGGTAGCAAAAGTGATATTTAAAGATATTTTTATGGAGGTATAATTGCAATTGTTGACTTTAATTAGGCTTTCTTGTAAAATATACATAAAAAGAGAAGGTTTCTGCCGTCCCTTGTAGGGCGTTTTTTTGTAAACATAAGGAGGATATTTATGGAAAAACTCGGAATGAATGAGATAAGGGAGAAATATCTTAGTTTTTTTGAAAGCAAAGGACATTTAAGATTGCCAAGTTTTTCGCTTGTACCTAAAAACGACAAAAGTTTACTGCTTATCAATGCTGGAATGGCTCCTTTGAAACCGTATTTTACCGGTAAGGAAATTCCGCCAAGCAAAAGAGTTACTACATGCCAGAAATGCATTAGGACTCCTGATATAGATAGAGTTGGAAAGACAGCAAGGCATGGGACTTTTTTTGAAATGCTGGGCAATTTTTCTTTTGGCGATTATTTTAAGAAAGAAGCAATTCCATGGGCATGGGAGTTTGTGACAAAAGTTTTAGAGTTGCCTGAAGACAGATTATGGGTGACTATTTATGAAAACGATGATGAGGCATATGAAATATGGAATAAAGTCGTTGGACTTCCACCAGAGAAGATTGTTAGAATGGGTAAGGAAGATAATTTTTGGGAGATTGGTACAGGACCATGTGGGCCGTGCTCAGAAATATATTTTGACAGGGGAGAGGACAAAGGCTGTGGAAAGCCTACTTGCGGTGTTGGATGTGATTGCGACAGATTTATTGAGTTTTGGAATCTCGTATTTACGCAATTTGACAAAGATGCAGAAGGGAACTACAATCCACTGCCTAAGCCAAATATAGATACAGGTATGGGGCTTGAAAGAATAGCGACCATAATGCAAGAGGTTGACAGCATATTTGACGTGGATGTGATTCGCGGCATTACTGATTATGTTGGCGAGATGGCTGGTGTAAAATATGGCGATGATAAGAAAAATGATGTGTCATTAAGAGTTATAACAGACCATATAAGAGGAGTTACCTTTATGATCTCTGATGGGATATTGCCGTCAAATGAAGGTAGGGGTTATGTTCTAAGGAGGTTATTAAGGAGGGCAGCAAGATATGGCAAGTTATTAGGACTTGATAGGCCATTTCTATATAATGTAGTGGATGTTGTTGTCGAACACTATAAAGGTGCGTACCCTGAAATACAAGAAAGAAAAGATTACATAAAAAATGTAAAAAAAAAAGAAGAGGAGCGGTTTAAAGAAACGATTGACCAAGGATTAGATATACTTGATGAATATATCAATGATTTGAAAGCTTCTGGAGGAAATGTACTGGATGGTATCAAAGCATTTAAATTATATGATACATACGGTTTTCCTATTGAGCTTACTAAAGAGATACTGAATGAATCTGGTATGTCAATAGACGAAAATGGATACCAACAAGAATTAGAAAAGCAAAGACTAAGGGCCAGAAACAGCAGGAAAGAGGACAATGCCCTTTGGGAAAAAGATATTTATTCAACTATGAAAGACATTGAAACAAAATTTATAGGCTATGATGTATTTAAATCGGATGCAAAAGTTTTGGCTATTATAAAGGACAATGAGATAGTGGATTCTGCTGAAGCTGGAGAAGAAGTAAATATCATTTTAGATACGACGCCGTTTTATGCAGAAAGCGGTGGTCAAGTTGGAGACAGCGGTGTAATAAAAAACGAAGATGTCTATATTAACATAAAAGATTGCAAAAAAGCCGGTGGAAATAAATTTATCCATATTGGTACTGTCGAAAGAGGCATTTTAAATGTAGGAGACACAGTAGAGGCTATCATAGATGAGAAAAGCAGAATGAGCACAGCCAGAAATCACACTGCAACACACCTGCTGCACAGTGCATTGAGAAAGTTTATAGGTGATCATGTACATCAGGCAGGATCTTTGGTTACTCCAGAGAGGCTTAGATTTGACTTCACCCATTATCAAGGTCTTACCTCTGAGGAAATAAAGACGATAGAAGATGAGGTAAATAAAAAGATTTACGAAAGCATTGATGTATCTGTAGACATTATGTCACAGGATGAAGCTATTAAGAAAGGTGCGATGGCACTCTTTCAAGAAAAGTATGGTGATATGGTAAGGGTCGTAAATATTTCTGACGATAGTAAGGAGCTTTGTGGAGGAACCCATGTCACTAATACTATTCAAATTGGAGCTTTTAAAATCATTGCAGAAAGTGGTGTTGCTGCAGGTGTCAGGAGAATTGAAGCTGTGACAGGATTAGGTGCTTTGGAGTTTTTGAATAAAAAAGGAGAATTAATTTCTAATATAGAACAGATACTAAAGGTCAATGAAAAAGACATTGTGAATAGGATTGCTGATTTAAGTCAAACTATAAAAGATTTAGAAAAGCAATTAGAACAGCTAAAATCAAAAGTAGTTATATCAATGTCGGATAAGTTAATTAATTCTGCAGAGGATATAAGTGGAGTAAAGTTTGTCAGTGCTGTATTAAATGATTTGGATGTAGATGAGCTTAAGATGATGGGAGATATACTAAAGGATAAATTAAAAAGCGCTGTTATAATATTTGCTACAACAAAAGATCAAAAAATTAATTTTGTAGGAATGGCGACAAAAGATGTTGTTGAACGTGGAATTAACGTTGGCAATATCATAAAGGAAATATGCCGAGTTGCAGATGGCAAAGGCGGTGGACGGGCTGATATGGCTCAAGGTGTTGGCAATAATTTGGAAAAGATAAATATAGCTATAGAAACTTCAAGATCTTTGACAGTTGAAAGGCTTCAATAAAAATTTAACTTGACTACCATTCATAGTTTAATATATTATAGTCGTATAATATATTAAATGAAAATCCCATAGAGGTGATAAAGATGACCGACCGCAATGACGAAACCGTAAGATTTCATTTTGAAAATGAAGACAGTAAAGCGAAAGACATACTGAATTCTGTCTATGATGCTTTGTTGGAAAAGGGGTATAATCCTATAAATCAGATAGTCGGTTATATTCTGTCAGGTGATCCTACATATATAACAAGCCATAAAAATGCTCGAAATCTTATAAGAAAGATTGAGAGAGATGAATTAGTGGAGGAATTAGTAAAAAATTATTTAGAGAAATAAAAATTTAGCCTCACACATCATATACGTGTGAGGCATATTGT comes from the Thermoanaerobacterium aotearoense genome and includes:
- a CDS encoding MFS transporter, giving the protein MNLSLFRKKNFLFLITGKFVSLIGSEMQNFALSLYVLKITGSATKFASVLAITLVPQIVFGNIAGVIADWFDKKKLLMMLDLLSAAIVAIYAIIYKINGVLTLTQIYILSVLLSTISSMFNPTITAVMPFIAEDYELADVNGINTMFMNIANLISPVIAGILLEVFNIFIILTINAISFLLSFMCESMLEIQKTNDDPGKINLISFLNDFLTGIDFIKSKRLILNILIIGIIINFTSNPILSVGLTYISKQILKITDYQYGILQSTFAISMIASPFISSIITKKYKLGKILFLDIFSVSILYFLLSFTISPIYLQGFSYILKPYISLMIIIFFVGLITSIGNIALTTMLQIVIPLKLMGRIIATISTCLMIVTPLGQMIFGILLDKIPGWINIIICASINFVVILFFKNYLLYGDQEHFVTTNDGIG
- a CDS encoding AI-2E family transporter, which codes for MRICKGYIKYIIWIIISIIALYFFYRNANKIKEILLPLLVSVILAYLINPIVTYLERKGIKRVQSIIIVYFLLMIVLSLFAIFIFPVIANEISNLFKMIPDYVSLLTYKINNIKNDYLSYLPREFNNIFAKRANMFNRQMELIIDRAMQGIISMTNHLVNLILSPIITFYLLKDKEALKNGINQFIPQKMRGSFLKILKDIDYVLSNYIRSQIYISLIVTILTSIGLMILRVKYSLLIGILAGILNIIPYFGPILGSIPAVVMGLMDSFYKGIWSFAIFFLVQQIESAIIAPKIMSDNVDLHPITVIIALLVGEQFFGVLGMLLSVPVVAVAKVIFKDIFMEV
- the alaS gene encoding alanine--tRNA ligase; amino-acid sequence: MEKLGMNEIREKYLSFFESKGHLRLPSFSLVPKNDKSLLLINAGMAPLKPYFTGKEIPPSKRVTTCQKCIRTPDIDRVGKTARHGTFFEMLGNFSFGDYFKKEAIPWAWEFVTKVLELPEDRLWVTIYENDDEAYEIWNKVVGLPPEKIVRMGKEDNFWEIGTGPCGPCSEIYFDRGEDKGCGKPTCGVGCDCDRFIEFWNLVFTQFDKDAEGNYNPLPKPNIDTGMGLERIATIMQEVDSIFDVDVIRGITDYVGEMAGVKYGDDKKNDVSLRVITDHIRGVTFMISDGILPSNEGRGYVLRRLLRRAARYGKLLGLDRPFLYNVVDVVVEHYKGAYPEIQERKDYIKNVKKKEEERFKETIDQGLDILDEYINDLKASGGNVLDGIKAFKLYDTYGFPIELTKEILNESGMSIDENGYQQELEKQRLRARNSRKEDNALWEKDIYSTMKDIETKFIGYDVFKSDAKVLAIIKDNEIVDSAEAGEEVNIILDTTPFYAESGGQVGDSGVIKNEDVYINIKDCKKAGGNKFIHIGTVERGILNVGDTVEAIIDEKSRMSTARNHTATHLLHSALRKFIGDHVHQAGSLVTPERLRFDFTHYQGLTSEEIKTIEDEVNKKIYESIDVSVDIMSQDEAIKKGAMALFQEKYGDMVRVVNISDDSKELCGGTHVTNTIQIGAFKIIAESGVAAGVRRIEAVTGLGALEFLNKKGELISNIEQILKVNEKDIVNRIADLSQTIKDLEKQLEQLKSKVVISMSDKLINSAEDISGVKFVSAVLNDLDVDELKMMGDILKDKLKSAVIIFATTKDQKINFVGMATKDVVERGINVGNIIKEICRVADGKGGGRADMAQGVGNNLEKINIAIETSRSLTVERLQ
- a CDS encoding IreB family regulatory phosphoprotein; this encodes MTDRNDETVRFHFENEDSKAKDILNSVYDALLEKGYNPINQIVGYILSGDPTYITSHKNARNLIRKIERDELVEELVKNYLEK